The genomic DNA CCCGCGTCGGCCGCCGCGACGTCGATCAGGGGCGCGAGAAGGAAGCGGGCGAGCAGGACGCCTCCCGCAGCCGACAGTGCGATCCGCGTCGCGCCCCGCGCCCGCCGCAGCGGCTCGACCACCGCGGTCGACAGCGCGATGAAGGTCAGGAAGTCGACGCCGAGCCACGGGTCCTTGCCCCAGCGCCACAGGATGAACTGATCGGCGAGTACGAGGATCGCGAGCTTGCGCGCGAGCCCGTAGCGGTGGTGGCCACCGGCGCGCAGCGACTGGAGGCCGCTGCCGAACCCGGTCGCGAAGAAGAACAGCACCGGCGCGAAGCCGCCGATCGCGAAGAGCGCGTCGGCGAGCGGTGAGAGCGGGACGCCGGGCGCATACCAGGTCGCGACGGCGTGGTTCGCGACCATCGCGATCGCCGCGAGCCCGCGCAGCACGTCGAGCTCGGGCCACGGCGCCGCGACCGGCACGCGCGTCGCGGATTCGTCTCGTTCGGGCACGCCCCCTCCCGTTCGCGGAGCGACACGGTATCCCACGCCGCGCGTCGCACGGCGAGTCCGATCGCCCCATCGGAGGCTCCACCGCCGCTCGTGAGTCACCGCGAGCGAGAAGGACGGGCGGTGTTGCCCTACGTTCGGCGCCGCGTCGGCCCGATACGGGCCGCGCGCCGCAGCGAAGCGAGCCGCGGCAGGAGGAGCGCATGTCTCGGAGCCCCTGGGATCGCATCCGTCCGATCGACGAGGACGCCATCCAGCGAGCCTTCGAGTCCGCGCAGCCGTTCCGGCACTTCCACATCGACGACTTCCTCGAGCCCGCGTTCGCGCGCGAAGTCGCCGCCGCGTATCCGAGCTACGACGAAGCGCTCGCCCTCGGCCGCGAGTTCCAGGCGCTGAACGAGAACCTCAAGATCCAGGTGTGCGACCGCGCGCGCTTCCCGGAGCCGATCGCCCGCCTCGAGGAGGCGCTCGCCGCGCCCGAGTGGCGCGCGGCGCTGGAGCGCATCACGGGCATCCCGAAGCTCCTCGCCGACGACGAGCTCGTCGGGGGCGGCATGCACATCATGGGGTCGGGCGGCCGGCTCGACGTGCACGTCGACTTCAACCTGATCGAGAACCGCGGCCTGCACCGGCGCCTCAACATCCTCGTGTTCCTGAATCCGCGCTGGCAGGACGGGTGGGGCGGCGAGCTCGAGCTGTGGGACACCGGCGTCCGGCAGCGCGGCGCGTCGTTCGTCCCGAAGTTCAACCGCTGCGCCGTGTTCCAGACGAGCGAGATCAGCTTCCACGGCGTCACGCCGCTCGTCTGCCCCGACGGCGAGACGCGGAACTCGTTCGCGGCCTACTACTACACGCGCGAGGCGCCGGCCGGCTGGGACGGCACGCGCCACACGACGATCTTCCGAGCGCGGCCCGACGAGGCGCTCCGCGGCCACGTGCTGATGCCCGCGGAGAAGGCGTGGCGGCGGGTTCGCAACCGTCTGCGCGGCCTCGTCCGCAAGTCGCCGGCACGTTAGGCGCCCCCCGCCGGCCCCGGAGCCCACCGAATGGCGCGCGTGACGCTCGGCCGCCTCGTCCGGAGCTCGGGGCTCGCGGGCCTCGCGCAGGTGGTGCGCGCGGCGAGCAGCATGGTGCTCACGCCCATCGTGCTCGGCGCCATCGGGCTCGAGGGCTTCGGCGTCTGGGCGCTGCTCTTCAGCCTCTCGAACTCGATCAACGTGATCGGCGTGAGCTTCGGGAACGCCTACGCGAAGTTCACGGCCGACTTCGAGGCGCGGCGCGACTTCGATGGGCTGGCGGAGCGCGTCGGCGCCGGGCTCGTATTGATCGGCGGCGTCGCGGCCCTGGGGCTCGTCGGGCTCGCGCTCGCGAGCGAGTGGCTGCTCCGCATGAGCAGCGTTCCCGAGGCGATGCTCCCCGAGGCGCGGACCGGGTTCCTCATCGTCTGCGTCACCGTCTTCTCGATGCTGAGCATCGGGTGCGTGCGGCAGATCCTCGCCGGCCTCCAGCGCACCGACCTGAGCTCCGTCGGGCAGATCGCGACGTCGCTCGCCTACCTCGCGCTCGGCTGGACGCTCGTGCGCCGCGGCCACGGCATCGTCGGGCTCGCGGTCGCGAACCTCGCGGCCGAGCTCGCCGGCATCGCGCTCAGCTGGGTGTGGTGCCGGCGCGTGTGTCCGCAGCTCGTGCTGTCGCCGCTGCGGGCGACGCGCGCGGGGCTCCGCGAGGTCGTCGCGCTCGGCGGGCGTTTCCAGCTCGTCTTCGCGCTCAACTTCCTCAGCAACGAGGGCTTCAAGATCGCCCTCTCGAGCCTGCTCGGGCCGGCCGTGCTCGGCAGCTACGAGCTGGCGCGCCGGATGATGCGCCTGTGCCAGACCGCCGCCGGCGCCATCCACACGCCGATGATGCCCGCGTTCGCGCAGCTCCACTCGGGGGGCGAGAGCGAGCGCGCGCGGCACATGCACAACCGCGGGGCGCTCGCGCTCTTCACCGCCGCACTCGTCGCCATCGGGTTCGTCGCCGTCTTCGCCGAGCGGACGATGCTCGTGTGGACGGCCGACCCGCAGCCGCTCGCGGCCTGGACGTTCCGCGCGCTCGCCGCCGCCTACGTCTTCAAGCAGCTCTCGAGCATGGCGACCGCGAACCTGCGCGGGCGCGGTGAGTTCCGCCTCGAGATCGGCTCGATGGTGTTCTCGCTCGTCGCGCGTCTCGGGCTGATCGTGCCGCTCTACGCCTGGCTCGACTACGCGGGCTTCGTGTGGAGCGAGGCCATCGCCCACGTCGCGACGGCGCTCGTGCTGCTCTGGCCGTACGCCGGACGCGAGGGCATCGCCCTCGGGCGCTTCTTCTGGGAGGCGGCCGCGCGCCCGACGCTGCTGCTCGCGCTCCCGCTCGCCGCGGCCTGGGCGGGCGCCCACGCGTGGCCTCTGCCGCTCGGCGACGTCGCGCCGCGCTGGCAGGCGTTCTTCGAGCTCGCGCTGTGGGGGGCGCTGTTCAGCGCTGCGTCTGCCGGGGTCGTCTGGTTCGGCCTGCTCGCGAGCGACGAGCGCGCCCGGCTCGGCCGCTCGCTCGCGCGAAGGTTCGGCCGCGGCCGGCGACCGAGCGCCGGCACCGCCTGAGCGCGGCGCGCTAGCGCGCGCCGCGCGCGGAGCCCGCGATCAGCGCCGCGAGCTTCGCCGCCTCGACGCTCGGGTCGTGCCGTGCGAGCACGGCGGCGCGGCCGGCCGCGCCGAGCGCGCGCAGCTCGTCGACGCTCGCCGAGAGCAGCGCGCGCATCGCGTCGGCGAGCGCGTCGACATCGCTCGCCGGCACGAGCCAGCCGTTGCGCCCCGGCTCGACGAGCTCCGGAATGCCCGCGATGTAGGTGCTGATGCACGGGCGGGCCATCGCCATCGCCTCCATGAGCACGGCGGGAAGGCCCTCTGCGAAGCTCGGCAGCACCATTCCGCGCGCCGTCGCCATCTGCTCGACGATCTGCTGGCTGTTCATCCAGCCCGTGATGCGCACGCGGTCCGCGAGCCCCGCGTCGCGGATGCGCCGCTCCGACGCCTCGCGCAGGGGGCCGTCCCCGATCAACAGCAGCTCGAAGTCGAGGCCGTCGGAAGCGACGCGTCGAGCCGCCTCGAGCAGGATCGGCACCGCCTTCTCCTCGCACACGCGACCGACCCAGACGAGCCGCTTCGCATCCGCGGCGACGGGGGAGGGCTCCTGCGCCAGGAAGGCCGGGTCGGGGCCGCAGTGCACGACGCGCAGCTTCGGCCAGTGCTCGACCGGCGCGTAGATCATGCACTGGCTCTTCGTGAACTCCGTGATGCAGACGGTGAACGCGCTGCGCACGATCTTCTCGCCGAGCGCCCAGCGCTCGGGCGCGCGGAAGATGTACGGGCCGTGGATCGTCATGCTGAACGGAACGCCCGAGAGCGCGGATGCGAGCATCGCGACCGACGCCGAGTTCTCGCCGATGTGGCAGTGCAGGTGCTCGACGCTGCGCTCGCGCAGCGCGCGCGCCAGGAAGCACGCCTCGAGGAAGTAGGCCGCCTGCCAGACGAGCGCGCGCAGGCCGGGCGCGGCCGTCCGCCACGCGAGCGCGAGCCCCGCCGCGAAGCGACGCGGCGCGCCGAGCGCGAGCGCGAGTGCGGCGAGCGGCGTCTCGAAGCGGTGGTCGGAGTAGAGGTACGTCGTCGCGGCGCGCTCGCTGCGGTGGAAGTCGGTCACCATCTGCGCGTCGTCCGCCTTGCGGATCGAGAACGTGTGGACGCGGTGGCCCATCGCGCGCAGCGCGGTGACCTCGTTGCGCACGGCCGTGTCGACGGCGCGCGGGTAGATGCTCGCGAGATAGGCGATCTCGAGCGGGGCGCCGCCGCTCGGGACGGGCTCGGCGTCGGACGTCGCGGTCACGGGCGGTGCGGCTCCTCGGGCGCGCGCGCGGCGGACGAGCGCGCGCGCGGCGGGTAGGTGCGGTCGAGGCACGTCGCGTAGTCGCCGGGCCGGTGCGCGGGCAGCAGCGCCTCGAGGCGCGCGCGCGCGTGGCGGCGCGGGCGGTAGCCCTCCGCGAAGCTGCCGCGCGCGAACAGGCTCGGCAGCTTCGCGCGCGCCCCCCACACGAGCGCGGCGACGCGCTGGACGGCGAAGGCCAGCAGGGCGACGAAGGCGTAGGGAATCGGGACGCGGCGGCCGCCGCGGCCCGAGCGCGCGACGTGGTCGCCGAGGAAGCGCCAGGCAGTGACGTCGTCGGCGTCGGTCACGTTGATCGCGCGGCCGACGGAGGCCGGGCTCTCGAGCGCGGCGCGGAACGCGTCGGCGCAGTTGTCGACGTGGGTGAGGGCGGGCCGGCGGAGCGGCCCGAAGACGAGGTGGAGCCCGCCGACGGTGCGGCCATAGGTGTCGTCCGGGCAGGGGTTTGCATCACCCCAGATGAAGCCCGGCCTGAGGATCGTGAGCTCCCACCCGAGCTCGGCCGCGCGGCGCTCGGCGAGGCGCTCCTGCCAGACCTTCGCCGACGCGTAGCCGCCGCAGTCGTACGGGCGCTCGCGCAGCGGGAGCGACTCGTCGACGACGCCGCGCGCGCGCGTCCAGTCGTACACCGAGAAGCTGCTGCACAGCACGAGGCGCCGGACGGAGCTCCGCGCCATCGCGTCGAAGAGCCGCTCCGTCGCGATCACGGTGTCGGCGAAGCGGATCGCGTCGCTTCCGGACATCGCGGCGGCGAGGTGCACGACCGCGTCGACGCCCTCGAGCGCGCGGTCGAGGTCGGCGGCGTGGCGCAGGTCGGCGACGAAGGGCTCGATCGGCGGCGCGAGGCCGAGGGCGCGCGCGTCGCGTCCGGGGCGCACGAGCGCGCGCACGTCGTGGCCCGCGCCCGCGAGCGCCGCCGCGACGCGACGTCCCAGGAAGCCTCCCGCGCCGGTGACGAGCACCTTCACGCGCGGCGCTCCGCGGCGGGCGCGGCGTCCGCGTCGCCGATGCCGTCGAGGAGATCGAACACGAGCGCACTCGTCGCGGAGATCGCAGCCGGCGCGATCGGCGGCGCCTCGCCCGATTCGAGCGCGTCGTACAGGCGCGCGAGCAGCGTCCAGAGCCCCGCGTACGTGAGCGGACGCCCGGAGAGCTTCCGCGCGAGCCCTCCGATGGCGGACGATGCGAACGCGCGCGCCGCGTCGAGTCCGTTCGCGACGGGCTGGAGCGGCGAGGGGCCGCCGCGCACGCGCTCGACGCGCAGCAGCGGCTCGAACAGGCTCGCCTCCGCGCGCAGGCGCGTGCCGTGGACGCGCAGCGAGAAGGCGTCCGGCTGCGAGTGCGAGCTGAAGCCGAGCCACGCCGTTCCGCGCTCGGCGTCGACCTGCGCCCGCAGCTCGTCGGCCGCGAGGGCCGGGTTCGCGCTGCGCTTGCGCGCGATGCGCTGCACGCTGCGGTGGGGCCCGACGAAGGCGTGCGCGAGGTAGGCGAGGTGCGTCGCGAAGTCGAGGAAGGGGCCGCCGGGCAGCCCGGCGAACGGCGACGGGCCGTTCGGATCGGCGTGGCGACTCCCGGCGCCCGCGATGTCGACGCAGAACGTGGCCTCGACGTGCACGACGTCGCCCAGCTCGCCGCCGTGCGCGAGCGCGAGCATGCGCTGCACGGCCGGGTTGAAGAGGTAGTTGTGGTCCTCGACGAGCCAGAGCCCGCGCTCGCGCGCTGCGCGCTCGAGCGTCGCGAGATCGGCCGCGCTCGTCGCGATCGGCTTCTCGACGAACACGTGCGCACCGGCCTCGAGGGCGGCGAGCGCCAGCGGGACGTGGGAGCGGGGCGGCGTCGCGACGTGCACGACGTCGGGCGCCGCCGCCGCGAGCATGGCGGCGTGGTCGGTGTACCAGGCGGGGACGCGGAACTGGTCGGCGGTGGCCTCGGCCATCACGGCCGAGCGATCGCACACCGCGACGACCTCGGCGTTGCGCAGCGTCGCGAGGCAGGCGAGATGCTCGCGCGCGATGTAGCCCGCGCCGACGACGGCGACGCGCGCGCGCTGCGCAGCGCGCGCGCTCTCTCTGCCGCGCCCGCTCGCGCCCGCTGCCTCCGACGTCGCATCCATCCCTGTGTGTGGCCCCTCGCGGCGGCGATCCGCCGCAAGGCGGCTCTCTACCGGATCCCCGTCGACGCCACCAGCGCGGCGATCGCACGGCCGCGGCGCAACCCGAGGCCCGCTCGCGGCCACTCACCTCGGGTCGCGTCGCCCGGCGGTGCGCCGACCGGAGCCGCATCGGCGCGCGCGCGGCTCGCGCTTGAGGGCTCGCGCCGTCGGGTTCAGCCCACGGCGACCGGAGCCGATTCGGGGACCCCGCCGCCGCGGACTATGCTCGGGAGCCAGCATGATCATCTCGCAGACGCCGTACCGCATCAGCTTCGCCGGCGGTGGAACGGATCTCCCGGCCTTCTACCGCGAGGAGTACGGAGCGGTCCTGTCCACGGCGATCGATCGCCACATGTACGTCACGGTCGGCACGCGCTTCGACTCGACGATCCGCGTCGCGTACTCGACGACGGAGGTGGTCGAGACGGCCGCGCAGCTCAAGCACACGCTCGTGCGCGAGGCGCTCGCGATCACCGACCTCGACCGCGCGCTCGAGATCACGACGATCGGCGACGTGCCCGCCGGCACCGGCATGGGCTCGTCGAGCGCGCTCGCCGTGGGCCTGCTGACGGCGCTCTATGCCTACAAGGGGCGCGCGGAGGCGCCCGAGACGCTGGCGCGACAGGCGTGCGAGATCGAGATCGACCGGCTCGGCGCGCCGATCGGAAAGCAGGACCAGTACGCCGCCGCCTACGGCGGGCTGCAGTACATCCGCTTCAACCCCGACGAGACCGTGCACGTCGAGCCCGTGCCCGGGAGCGCCGCGATGCTCGAGGCGCTCTCCGACCACGTGCTGCTGTTCTACACGGGCGGGACGCGCGACGCGAATCAGCTGCTCTCCGAGCAGTCGCGCGCGACGGCGCGCAAGCTCGACGTCCTGCGGCGCATGCGCGACATCGCGGGCGAGCTGCGCGACGTGCTCGGCGCGAGCGACTCGCCGCGCTTCGACGTCTTCGGCGCGAAGCTCGACGAGGCGTGGGAGCTCAAGCGCTCGCTCACCGGGAGCATCTCGACGCGCACGATCGACGACTGGTACGCGCGCGGCCGGCGCGCCGGCGCGTACGGCGGGAAGCTGCTCGGCGCGGGCGGCGGCGGCTTCCTGATGCTGTTCGCGCCGCGCGACCGCCACGGCGCGATCCGCGAGGAGCTCGGCCATCCGAAGGAGCTCCCCGTGCGCTTCGACCCGCGCGGCTCGCGCGTGATCTTCATCGGGAACCGGCGCTAGGCGACCCGACGCATGGCGCGCACCCTCGTCCTCGCCGCCGGTCTGGGCACGCGGCTGCGGCCGCTCACCGACCGCGTTCCGAAGTGCCTCGTGCCGGTCGCCGGGCGGCCGCTGCTCGACTACTGGCAGGACGCGTTCGCGCGCGACGGCCTGCTCGACGCGCGCATCAACGTGCACGCCCACGCCGAGCAGGTCCGCGCGTGGGTGGCGGCGCGCAACGCCGAGGGCCCGGTGGCGTGGAGCGTCTTCGAGGAGCCGGCGCTCCTCGGCTCGGGCGGCACCCTGCGCGCGAACCTCGCGTGGCTCGAGGGCAGCGACGACGGCGTCTTCGTCGTCGTGTACGCGGACAACGCGAGTGCCGTCGACTTCCGCGCGCTGCTCGCCTTCCACCGCGAGCGCGCGGCCGAGGTCACGATGGCGCTGTTCGACGCCCCGGACCCGCGCGCCTGCGGCATCGCGACGCTCGACGCGGAGGACCGGATCGTCGACTTCGTCGAGAAGCCGAGCGCACCGGCCTCGACGCTCGCGAACGCGGGGATCTACGCGGTGTCGACGGGCGCGCTCGACGAGGCGCTCGCGAACGCAGTTCCGAAGGGCGCCGTCCTCGACCTCGGCCACGACGTGCTGCCGCGGCTCGCCGGGCGCATGCACGGCTTCCGGATCGACGGATACCATCGCGACGTCGGCACGCCCGAAGCGCTCGCGGAGATCGAGCGCGACGTGCGCGCGGGCGCACTCCGCGCGCGCGCGCAGGCGCGCACTGCGGAAGGGAGAGCACGGTGAGGATCCTCGTGACCGGCGGAGCGGGCTATGTGGGCAGCTTCGCGGCCCGCCACCTGATGCGGAAGGGCCACCACGTCGTCGTCCTCGACAACCTGTGTCAGGGGCACCGCGGGACGCTCCCGGCCGAGGTCCTCGTCGTCGGCGACATCGCCGACCGCGCGCTCTTCGGCCGGCTGCTCGACGAGCACCGCATCGAGGCCGTGATGCACTTCGCGGCCGCGACGAACGTCGCCGAGTCGGTCGAGAACCCCGCCTACCACTACCGCAACAACACCGTGAACACGCTCGGCATGCTCGAGACGATGATCGAGCACGACGTGCGCCGGATCGTCTTCTCGAGCACGGCGGCGACGTACGGCGAGACCGACGAGATGCCGCTGCGCGAGGACGCGCCGAAGAACCCGGTCTGTCCGTACGGCTACTCGAAGCTCGCGATCGAGTGGATGATCCAGGACTTCTCGCACGCCTACGGGCTGTCGTACGCGATCCTCCGCTACTTCAACGCCTCCGGCGCCGCGCCCGACGGCGCGCACGGCGAGGACCACGCACCCGAGACGCACCTGATTCCGCTGGTCATCCAGGCGATGACGGGAAAGCGGCCCGAGGTGCAGCTCTTCGGGAGCGACTATCCGACGCGCGACGGGACGGCGCTTCGCGACTACGTCCACGTCGACGACCTCGCGCTCGCGCACGAGCTCGCCGTCGAGTGGTGCCCGGCCCCCGGGTCGAAGCCGGGCGGCGGCATCTTCAACATCGGGACGGGCAGCGGGAACACCGTGCTCGAGGTCGTGCAGGCGCTCGAGCGCGTGACCGGCGAGAAGGTGCCGTACCGCATGGCCGCGCGGCGCCCCGGCGATCCGGCGCGCCTCGTCGCGAGCAACGACCGGCTGCGGGACGTGCTCGGCTGGCGGCCGGCCTACACCGAGATCGACGCCGTCGTCGAGACGGCGTGGAAGTGGCACCGCGCGCACCCGAACGGATATGGCGACTGAGCGCGCGACGGCCGGACGGCCGCGCGTCTCACTCGCGGACCGAGCCCCGCTCGAGCGCGAGGAACTGCGTGAGGCAGTGCATCAGGCTCTGGTGCGTGTCCTCCGCGATCCCGTAGTTCTCGACCGGGATCCACACGCACACGTCGGCCATCGTCGCGAGCTTGCCGCCCTTGAAGCCCGTGAACGCGACGGTCGGGATGCCGCGCTCCTTCGCGTACGCGCAGGCGGCGACGACGTTCGGCGAGTTGCCGCTCGAGCTCACCACGAGCAGGGCGTCCCCCGGCTTCAGGTAGTACTCGAGCTGGCGGCTGAAGACGTGGTCGTAGCCGATGTCGTTGCCGAGCGCGGTGAGCATCGCGTTGTTGGCGGCGAGCGAGATCGAACGGATCGGCGGCACGCCCTTCGCGTGCGTCCCCTTCGTCGTGTCGCAGACGGTGTGATCGGAGATCGACGCGCTGCCGCCGTTGCCCGCCACCCAGAGCGTGCCGCCGCTCTCGGCGACGCCCTGGAACACGCCGAGCACGCGCGCGAGCGCGTCGCGGTCGAAGGCCTGGAGGGCGGCGGCGAAGCGCGCGTAGTAGTCGTCGATGAAGGCGCGGAAGTCGTGGGCGCTCATGCGGGGGAGGGCTCCGTCGTCGTGGCGGCGGCGCTCGAGCGCGCCGGGTCGCGGGGGCGCAACGATATCGAAGGAGCGCGCGCGTGACTGAACCCCGCGTCTCCTTCGTGGTGATCGGGCTCGACGAGGCGGCCCGTCTCGGCGACGCGCTCGCGTCGCTCACCGCGCAGGGGCTCCCGCGGCACGAGGTGGAGATCCTCTACGTCGACTCCGGCTCGCGCGACGGATCGCCCGAGATCGCCGCGCGCGCGGGTGTCGACGCGGTGCTCCACATCGAGCGCGCCGGAGCGAGCGCGGCGCGCGCCCGCAACGCCGGGCTCGCGCGGGCGCGCGGCGCACTCGTGCAGTTCGTCGACGGCGACACGTGCATCGCCCCCGGCTGGGTCGCGGCGGGGAGCGCCGCGCTCGCGGCCGATCCGGAGCTCGCCGGCGTCGAGGGATCGCTCGTCGAGGCGCGCCCGGCCGCGAACCTCTACCACGCCGTGTGCGAGCTCGACTGGCCGGCGGGCGAGGGCACGGTCGACTTCGTCGGAGGCAACGCGCTCTACCGTCGCGAGGCGATCGCCGCCGCCGGCGGCTTCGACGAACGCATGCGCGTCGGCGAGGAGCCCGAGCTCGGGTTCCGGCTGCGGCAGGCCGGCTTCGGGTTCCGGCGGCTGGATCACCCGATGGCCGTGCACGACCTCGACCTGCGCGGGCTCGGCGACTACTGGACGCGCGGGCGCAAGAGCGGGCTCGCGTGCGGGTGGGTCGCGCTCGCGACGGGCGGTGCGACGCGCGGCTACTGGAGCGAACGCGTGCGCGCGACCCTCGTGCACGCAGCGTGGCAGGTGCTGCCGGTCGCGGCGGGCGTCGCTGCGCTTCCCGCGAGCCCGCGCCTCGCCGCCGTGCTCGTCGCGGCTCCCCTGCTCGCACTCGCGCTCCTCGGCGCGCGCAAGGCGCGGCGCGTCGCGCACGCGCGCGGCGTCGGCCTCGGTCGCGCGCTCGCCTACGGCCTGCACGCGTACCTCTACAAGATCCCGAGCGCGGTCGGCGTGCTCCAGGCACTCGCCTCCCGCCTTCCGCCGCCCGCGCCCTCGCGCGCGTACGTCGCGGAGGCCCCGCCGCAATGAGGGAAGCCGTCGACATGGCGCGCGCGCACGACGCGGCGGCCGTGCAGCCCGTCTCGGTCGTCGTTCCCGCGCACGACGAGGAAGCCGTCATCGAGCGCTGCCTGCGCGCGATGCTCGAGGGAGCGGAGCCGGGCGAGCTCGACATCGTCGTCGTGGCGAACGGCTGTCGCGACGCGACGGCCGCGCGGGCGAGGGCGGTCGCCGCGGAGCATCCCGGCGCCGTCCGCGTCGTCGAGCTCGAGCGGCCGTCGAAGCACGGCGCGCTCGTCCGCGGTGATGCGGAGGCACGCGGGTTTCCGCGCTTCTTCGTCGACGCGGACGTCTCGCTCCCGCTCGCCGCGCTGCGGAGCGTGGCCGCCGTGCTGCGGCGGGGCGAGGCGCTCGTCGCCGCTCCGCGCATGCAGGTCGATCTCGGGGAGAGCTCGTGGGCCGCGCGCGCCTACTACCGGGTCTGGATGCGCCTTCCCTATCACCGCAGCGGCACGATCGGCTCGGGCGTCTACGCCCTGTCCGAGGCCGGGCGGGCGCGCGTCGGCCCCTTTCCCGACATCATCAGCGACGACGGCTACGTCCGGCTCTGCTTCGCGCCAGCAGAGCGCGCGAGCATCGCCGGGGCCACCTTCACGATCACCGCGCCGCGCGACCTGGCCGGCGTGCTGGCCGTGAAGACGCGCAGCCAGAAGGGCTGGCGACAGCTGCGGGAGCAGTTCCCGGCGCTCGTCGCGAACGACGGCAGCGACTACGGCGGAGCGCTCGGTCCGCTGCTCGCCGACGTCCGCGTCTGGCCCGCCCTCCCGGTCTACGCCCTCGTCGCCGCCATCACGAAATTCCGCGCCTGGCGCCTGAACCGCTCGGGGCGGCTGGCCGATTGGGAGCGCGACGAATCGTCGCGTCGACCACAGGCAGGCGGGGAGCGCGACGAGTCGTCGCGTCGACCACAGGCAGGCGGGGAGCGCGACGAATCGTCGCGTCGACCACAGGCAGGCGGGGAGCGCGACGAGTCGCGATGAATCCGATGGAGTCGATGGAAGCGAATCCGACGAGCCCGCCCCCCGCGTCCGCGGGCGGGCGCACCACGGCGCGCATCGCGCGCACGAGCGCGGGCGACGCGCACACGCGCGAGCTGATCGCGCGGCTCGTCGACGTCTCGCAGCGCGGCCTCCCGCGCATGTTCGATCGCGACGAGCGGATCTTCGTGCACTGCCTGCGCCGCGACGCCGCGGGCACCATCGCACCCGAGGGCCAGAGCCTCCGCTACTCGGCGATCGTGCTGCTCGGCGCGCGCTGGCTCGACGACGACCAGCAGCGCGCGCTCTTCGCGGGCGAGACGGCGCGCGAGTTCGCGTCGCGCGCGCTCGCACACGCACGCGACACGGACGACCTCGGCGACGCCTCCCTGTGCGCCTGGGCCGCGTTCGAGCTCGGCCATCCCGATGCCGCTCGCGCCCTCGAGCGCGCGCTCGCGCTCGAGTCGAAGCAGGCGAGCCCGTTCACCGTGGAGCTCGCCTGGCTCGTCTCGGCGCTCGCCGCAGCCCCGGGATCGAGCCGCGAGGGAACGGCGCGCCGCATCGCCCACCGCCTCCTCGAGGGCTTCTCCGCGCACGCGCGCGTCTTTCCGCACCGCGTGGGCGAGCCCAGGCCCGGCTTCCGCGCGCACGTCGCGTGCTTCGCCGACCAGGTCTATCCGATCCAGGCGCTCTCGCGTCTGCACCGCCGCTACGGTGCCGACCGGGGGCTCGACGCCGCTTCCCTCTGCGCGGCGCAGATCTGCGAGGTGCAGGGCGAAGGCGGCCAGTGGTGGTGGCACTACGACGCGCGCACGGGTGCCGTCGTCGAGGGCTATCCGGTCTACAGCGTGCACCAGGATGCCATGGCGCCGATGTGCCTCCTCGACCTCGAGGAGGCCGGCGGGCCGTCGTTCGGCGACGCGATCCGGCGCGGCCTGCAGTGGATGGCCGAGGCGCCCGAGATCGGCCGCAG from Myxococcota bacterium includes the following:
- a CDS encoding glycosyltransferase family 4 protein → MTATSDAEPVPSGGAPLEIAYLASIYPRAVDTAVRNEVTALRAMGHRVHTFSIRKADDAQMVTDFHRSERAATTYLYSDHRFETPLAALALALGAPRRFAAGLALAWRTAAPGLRALVWQAAYFLEACFLARALRERSVEHLHCHIGENSASVAMLASALSGVPFSMTIHGPYIFRAPERWALGEKIVRSAFTVCITEFTKSQCMIYAPVEHWPKLRVVHCGPDPAFLAQEPSPVAADAKRLVWVGRVCEEKAVPILLEAARRVASDGLDFELLLIGDGPLREASERRIRDAGLADRVRITGWMNSQQIVEQMATARGMVLPSFAEGLPAVLMEAMAMARPCISTYIAGIPELVEPGRNGWLVPASDVDALADAMRALLSASVDELRALGAAGRAAVLARHDPSVEAAKLAALIAGSARGAR
- a CDS encoding NAD(P)-dependent oxidoreductase, with product MKVLVTGAGGFLGRRVAAALAGAGHDVRALVRPGRDARALGLAPPIEPFVADLRHAADLDRALEGVDAVVHLAAAMSGSDAIRFADTVIATERLFDAMARSSVRRLVLCSSFSVYDWTRARGVVDESLPLRERPYDCGGYASAKVWQERLAERRAAELGWELTILRPGFIWGDANPCPDDTYGRTVGGLHLVFGPLRRPALTHVDNCADAFRAALESPASVGRAINVTDADDVTAWRFLGDHVARSGRGGRRVPIPYAFVALLAFAVQRVAALVWGARAKLPSLFARGSFAEGYRPRRHARARLEALLPAHRPGDYATCLDRTYPPRARSSAARAPEEPHRP
- a CDS encoding 2OG-Fe(II) oxygenase; this encodes MSRSPWDRIRPIDEDAIQRAFESAQPFRHFHIDDFLEPAFAREVAAAYPSYDEALALGREFQALNENLKIQVCDRARFPEPIARLEEALAAPEWRAALERITGIPKLLADDELVGGGMHIMGSGGRLDVHVDFNLIENRGLHRRLNILVFLNPRWQDGWGGELELWDTGVRQRGASFVPKFNRCAVFQTSEISFHGVTPLVCPDGETRNSFAAYYYTREAPAGWDGTRHTTIFRARPDEALRGHVLMPAEKAWRRVRNRLRGLVRKSPAR
- a CDS encoding GHMP kinase, which produces MIISQTPYRISFAGGGTDLPAFYREEYGAVLSTAIDRHMYVTVGTRFDSTIRVAYSTTEVVETAAQLKHTLVREALAITDLDRALEITTIGDVPAGTGMGSSSALAVGLLTALYAYKGRAEAPETLARQACEIEIDRLGAPIGKQDQYAAAYGGLQYIRFNPDETVHVEPVPGSAAMLEALSDHVLLFYTGGTRDANQLLSEQSRATARKLDVLRRMRDIAGELRDVLGASDSPRFDVFGAKLDEAWELKRSLTGSISTRTIDDWYARGRRAGAYGGKLLGAGGGGFLMLFAPRDRHGAIREELGHPKELPVRFDPRGSRVIFIGNRR
- a CDS encoding Gfo/Idh/MocA family oxidoreductase, with translation MDATSEAAGASGRGRESARAAQRARVAVVGAGYIAREHLACLATLRNAEVVAVCDRSAVMAEATADQFRVPAWYTDHAAMLAAAAPDVVHVATPPRSHVPLALAALEAGAHVFVEKPIATSAADLATLERAARERGLWLVEDHNYLFNPAVQRMLALAHGGELGDVVHVEATFCVDIAGAGSRHADPNGPSPFAGLPGGPFLDFATHLAYLAHAFVGPHRSVQRIARKRSANPALAADELRAQVDAERGTAWLGFSSHSQPDAFSLRVHGTRLRAEASLFEPLLRVERVRGGPSPLQPVANGLDAARAFASSAIGGLARKLSGRPLTYAGLWTLLARLYDALESGEAPPIAPAAISATSALVFDLLDGIGDADAAPAAERRA
- a CDS encoding lipopolysaccharide biosynthesis protein, with product MARVTLGRLVRSSGLAGLAQVVRAASSMVLTPIVLGAIGLEGFGVWALLFSLSNSINVIGVSFGNAYAKFTADFEARRDFDGLAERVGAGLVLIGGVAALGLVGLALASEWLLRMSSVPEAMLPEARTGFLIVCVTVFSMLSIGCVRQILAGLQRTDLSSVGQIATSLAYLALGWTLVRRGHGIVGLAVANLAAELAGIALSWVWCRRVCPQLVLSPLRATRAGLREVVALGGRFQLVFALNFLSNEGFKIALSSLLGPAVLGSYELARRMMRLCQTAAGAIHTPMMPAFAQLHSGGESERARHMHNRGALALFTAALVAIGFVAVFAERTMLVWTADPQPLAAWTFRALAAAYVFKQLSSMATANLRGRGEFRLEIGSMVFSLVARLGLIVPLYAWLDYAGFVWSEAIAHVATALVLLWPYAGREGIALGRFFWEAAARPTLLLALPLAAAWAGAHAWPLPLGDVAPRWQAFFELALWGALFSAASAGVVWFGLLASDERARLGRSLARRFGRGRRPSAGTA